The following proteins are co-located in the Silene latifolia isolate original U9 population chromosome 1, ASM4854445v1, whole genome shotgun sequence genome:
- the LOC141610870 gene encoding benzyl alcohol O-benzoyltransferase-like isoform X1, which translates to MALIMEQRITLLALKVTRAMPDIVCPAKPTPREQKLLSDLDDQEGLRFHMPAIMFYKANPLMNGKDPVKVIKDALAKALVFYYPLAGRLVEGTNRKLVVDCTGEGVPFIEAEANASLDDFGPDQSFPLEDLLYDIPGTHEIIGTPLLVFQVTRLKCGGFIVALQASHTLTDGTGIMQLMNAVGEMGRGFTTPSILPVWERERLTARNPPRVTFDHHEYDQHDTTNNHHANGYTGLVQQSLLFGATQLAALRTHFPPHIKKYSTFDLLSASLWRCRIRALGLKPDDEVRLMFSVNARNKFDPPLGKGYYGNACAFPVVCAKVNDICENQIGYVLELIRKTKGEINEEYMRSTMDLMVTKDRPHYCVYRTYDVSDLRHLGFTEVDFGWGKPVFGGPASYGSIPNASFFISYKNREGESMIMVTISLPHKVMKVFLKELQGMLQV; encoded by the exons ATGGCTCTAATCATGGAACAAAGAATTACCCTCCTTGCCCTCAAGGTAACAAGAGCAATGCCGGACATTGTATGTCCGGCTAAGCCTACACCCCGAGAGCAAAAACTGCTCTCGGACCTAGACGACCAGGAAGGGCTTCGTTTCCATATGCCAGCCATAATGTTTTATAAGGCTAATCCATTAATGAACGGGAAAGACCCGGTGAAGGTCATCAAAGATGCCCTAGCTAAGGCCCTTGTGTTCTACTACCCATTAGCTGGCCGGCTCGTGGAAGGCACAAACCGTAAACTTGTTGTTGATTGTACGGGAGAGGGTGTGCCTTTCATTGAGGCTGAGGCTAATGCAAGTCTAGATGATTTCGGCCCTGATCAGTCATTTCCTCTAGAGGACTTGTTGTATGATATTCCTGGTACTCATGAAATTATTGGCACGCCTTTGCTCGTATTCCAG GTAACTCGACTTAAATGTGGTGGATTCATAGTAGCTCTACAAGCCAGCCACACGCTAACTGATGGTACAGGTATAATGCAACTCATGAATGCTGTAGGCGAAATGGGAAGGGGATTCACGACGCCATCCATCCTCCCAGTATGGGAAAGGGAGCGTCTAACTGCGAGAAATCCCCCTCGAGTCACCTTCGACCACCACGAGTACGACCAACATGACACTACCAACAACCACCACGCCAATGGTTACACTGGTCTAGTCCAACAAAGCTTATTATTCGGCGCAACTCAGCTCGCGGCCCTTAGAACCCATTTCCCTCCACACATTAAAAAATATTCCACTTTTGACCTCCTAAGTGCATCTCTATGGCGGTGTCGTATCCGAGCCCTAGGACTCAAACCCGACGACGAAGTTCGCTTGATGTTTTCCGTCAATGCGAGAAATAAATTTGATCCGCCCTTAGGAAAGGGATACTATGGAAACGCATGCGCATTTCCGGTCGTGTGTGCAAAAGTTAACGATATATGTGAAAACCAAATCGGGTATGTTTTGGAGCTCATAAGGAAGACAAAAGGGGAAATTAATGAGGAGTATATGAGGTCAACTATGGACCTTATGGTGACAAAGGATAGGCCACATTATTGTGTGTATCGGACGTACGACGTGTCGGATTTGAGGCATTTAGGGTTTACTGAGGTTGATTTTGGGTGGGGCAAACCCGTTTTCGGTGGTCCGGCTAGTTATGGATCTATACCCAATGCTAGCTTCTTCATCTCTTATAAGAATAGGGAAGGGGAGAGTATGATAATGGTGACTATTTCACTTCCTCATAAGGTAATGAAAGTTTTTCTTAAGGAGTTGCAAGGGATGCTTCAAGTTTAG
- the LOC141610870 gene encoding benzyl alcohol O-benzoyltransferase-like isoform X2 — protein sequence MALIMEQRITLLALKVTRAMPDIVCPAKPTPREQKLLSDLDDQEGLRFHMPAIMFYKANPLMNGKDPVKVIKDALAKALVFYYPLAGRLVEGTNRKLVVDCTGEGVPFIEAEANASLDDFGPDQSFPLEDLLYDIPGTHEIIGTPLLVFQVTRLKCGGFIVALQASHTLTDGTGIMQLMNAVGEMGRGFTTPSILPVWERERLTARNPPRVTFDHHEYDQHDTTNNHHANGYTGLVQQSLLFGATQLAALRTHFPPHIKKYSTFDLLSASLWRCRIRALGLKPDDEVRLMFSVNARNKFDPPLGKGYYGNACAFPVVCAKVNDICENQIGYVLELIRKTKGEINEEYMRSTMDLMVTKDRPHYCVYRTYDVSDLRHLGFTEVDFGWGKPVFGGPASYGSIPNASFFISYKNREGESMIMVTISLPHKCT from the exons ATGGCTCTAATCATGGAACAAAGAATTACCCTCCTTGCCCTCAAGGTAACAAGAGCAATGCCGGACATTGTATGTCCGGCTAAGCCTACACCCCGAGAGCAAAAACTGCTCTCGGACCTAGACGACCAGGAAGGGCTTCGTTTCCATATGCCAGCCATAATGTTTTATAAGGCTAATCCATTAATGAACGGGAAAGACCCGGTGAAGGTCATCAAAGATGCCCTAGCTAAGGCCCTTGTGTTCTACTACCCATTAGCTGGCCGGCTCGTGGAAGGCACAAACCGTAAACTTGTTGTTGATTGTACGGGAGAGGGTGTGCCTTTCATTGAGGCTGAGGCTAATGCAAGTCTAGATGATTTCGGCCCTGATCAGTCATTTCCTCTAGAGGACTTGTTGTATGATATTCCTGGTACTCATGAAATTATTGGCACGCCTTTGCTCGTATTCCAG GTAACTCGACTTAAATGTGGTGGATTCATAGTAGCTCTACAAGCCAGCCACACGCTAACTGATGGTACAGGTATAATGCAACTCATGAATGCTGTAGGCGAAATGGGAAGGGGATTCACGACGCCATCCATCCTCCCAGTATGGGAAAGGGAGCGTCTAACTGCGAGAAATCCCCCTCGAGTCACCTTCGACCACCACGAGTACGACCAACATGACACTACCAACAACCACCACGCCAATGGTTACACTGGTCTAGTCCAACAAAGCTTATTATTCGGCGCAACTCAGCTCGCGGCCCTTAGAACCCATTTCCCTCCACACATTAAAAAATATTCCACTTTTGACCTCCTAAGTGCATCTCTATGGCGGTGTCGTATCCGAGCCCTAGGACTCAAACCCGACGACGAAGTTCGCTTGATGTTTTCCGTCAATGCGAGAAATAAATTTGATCCGCCCTTAGGAAAGGGATACTATGGAAACGCATGCGCATTTCCGGTCGTGTGTGCAAAAGTTAACGATATATGTGAAAACCAAATCGGGTATGTTTTGGAGCTCATAAGGAAGACAAAAGGGGAAATTAATGAGGAGTATATGAGGTCAACTATGGACCTTATGGTGACAAAGGATAGGCCACATTATTGTGTGTATCGGACGTACGACGTGTCGGATTTGAGGCATTTAGGGTTTACTGAGGTTGATTTTGGGTGGGGCAAACCCGTTTTCGGTGGTCCGGCTAGTTATGGATCTATACCCAATGCTAGCTTCTTCATCTCTTATAAGAATAGGGAAGGGGAGAGTATGATAATGGTGACTATTTCACTTCCTCATAAG TGTACGTGA